The Allocatelliglobosispora scoriae genome contains a region encoding:
- a CDS encoding CHAT domain-containing protein, whose amino-acid sequence MANLRRTRHQLSGDQADLTRSIDARRRSLLAEGVAPVRMARRYAALGRSLFRRSTIDGWAGAAQDADESVRMLTQALQLTPSGHRAQMQLCLDLSFVLASRDAANESDSDLEESLRLAQQARSLAVNDRQRAECLAVEADRWLARHIRHADPLDVLRAVDLAQQAVDLTPAAERRDLSDRLSLLALAQQARNVQTPEVATLDALIATLHRLLDVATAPEDRATAFLALRRTLADKFELTGEPETLNAAIAAARQECESSTDPAERITSVSALEDLLHQRHELTGRQEDLDECITLAQHCVELSDDDIQRSAHLLTLGVRLETRFDLLDMLQDLEESIAAHRASLALTPRGGTTRSRRLSSLDDVLHKRYKRLGEQADLDGCIEAMSDAVRIRGDEAPPWYVTALASRYVSKYEATRDPRMLEEAIQLRERALATADSDRPDHANRLANTLIDRFWLEHRADDIRRCIELYQFALDHSSDTADQAVFAGNLGLALENLFEQSKDAADLDLAVQARARAVVLTPADARERPVRLAAWANRLLARYRATRQVSDVDAAIGALAEAVDLADPTDPELATWLSKLGGAWRSRFFATGERSAIDEAVTAFERGAQVTPTGHRHQAAGLAHVGDALVIRFHRYEDVADLDRAFDFARAAIQAAEHSGPAGHFHCELAELHRRRYRFTGDAGELDREIEARLLGTAPGERNLGIQPDCHLQLSIAFRLRHEVSEIQQDLQAWIAHSQIAVDAAAVASATLTSGLKHLAWGFDTAYQKSGIIDDLEQEIATRQRVVEVLPESDGDRVIQQGLLADAYWSRYRALREGGDLDKCIAILVDVVGLAPTDHPARDTWLFDLAIGHRERYRLTGAAADLNLAIEFRRQRLDAAGQSGRRASDLESLARDLWTRYEPPEGVADLDEVIDLRREALALTAEPAARLPLLQGLGSALGARIDLGFSLRADPSGAAAVAYVSDGVLITGEAVAIAEAAGMLTAATLSEHAWALWLSFFVRGVAADFDNAVSALERAIRIGADEPEQQERRATLAYLRQARYLLAGSSTDLAGVDDALDGLVNADELEPMARTLFQMIGWMRDPVAGSDDSYAGADTYGARTDLDADQSMQAMIILNRAMAALSRLQTQEDIAPLHRTIDETRQLATVMADQSANWAAIQVFLCVMINERFARTQDEQDLEEIIMLGAQALATLSPGRFERSMLLDLLANALLIRHLRDGDSGDGWREAARLWEEAARDELLPALSRLTAARRWGQVAMTAGEWHEACRAFTIAIDVLPLLAWRGLDHEDAQEALAPTRGLAGEACAAAIAAGQPDLAVELLEQARGVLWTQLLDGNTDLTALREDHPQLADEMEAVRGELDNPNLTAGFDDSVSHTRALMRRWNELVGRVRELEGWQHLLKPPRIDDLRSGMGDSDIVVLLNVSSWRSDALIVDKTSVRVVELPDLDLPTVLQNHGRYLNALTTFDRHRSVVNRLAMERTITETLIWLWHAATAPVMTLLGLSPSTDRRTISHVWWCPTGPLTLFPVHAAGDHTVSGATVLDRVISSYTPTLRALSETPSTPRTSDPGTMVLVGMNETPGAAPLPQVRQEISHIQSLLDGSLVLDEHSATVQTVKDALGRYSIAHLSCHGTQNLERPSRGGILLRDGLLTMNELSTGPGRHLAVLTACQTATTGTSNPDEAISLASAMQYHGWGQVIATLWSVADDTSFQVVQQFYTSVAEDGQLMAGRAAGALHDAVVALRDREPLRPSRWSAFIHAGRA is encoded by the coding sequence ATGGCAAATCTGCGACGTACTCGTCACCAGCTCAGCGGCGACCAGGCTGATCTGACACGTTCCATCGATGCACGGCGTAGGTCCCTGCTCGCCGAGGGCGTCGCGCCGGTACGAATGGCCCGTCGCTACGCAGCCTTGGGCCGATCGCTGTTTCGCCGATCCACGATCGACGGGTGGGCCGGCGCCGCACAGGACGCCGATGAGTCCGTGCGCATGCTCACCCAGGCGCTACAGCTCACCCCCAGCGGGCACCGGGCGCAGATGCAGCTCTGCCTTGACCTGTCATTCGTTCTCGCATCCCGTGACGCCGCAAACGAGAGCGACTCCGACCTGGAGGAGTCCCTCCGGCTGGCCCAGCAGGCGCGGTCGCTGGCGGTCAATGACCGGCAGCGGGCCGAGTGCCTGGCGGTGGAGGCCGACCGGTGGCTCGCCCGCCACATACGGCACGCAGATCCCCTCGACGTCTTGCGCGCCGTCGACCTCGCCCAGCAGGCTGTGGACCTGACGCCAGCCGCCGAACGCAGAGACCTGTCCGACCGCTTGAGCCTGCTCGCCCTGGCGCAACAGGCGCGTAATGTACAGACGCCCGAGGTGGCCACGCTCGATGCCCTCATCGCGACGCTGCACCGCCTGCTGGACGTAGCCACGGCGCCCGAGGACAGGGCGACCGCCTTCTTGGCCTTGCGAAGGACGCTGGCCGACAAGTTCGAGCTCACCGGTGAACCGGAGACACTGAACGCCGCGATTGCCGCCGCGCGCCAGGAATGCGAATCATCCACCGACCCTGCCGAGCGCATCACCAGCGTTTCGGCGCTGGAAGACCTGCTGCATCAGCGCCATGAGCTCACCGGCAGGCAGGAGGATCTCGACGAATGCATCACGCTGGCCCAGCACTGCGTCGAGCTGTCCGACGACGACATACAACGATCCGCGCATCTGCTCACGCTGGGCGTACGCCTGGAAACCAGGTTCGATCTCCTGGACATGCTGCAGGATCTGGAAGAGTCGATCGCCGCCCACCGAGCCAGCCTCGCCTTGACCCCGCGCGGGGGCACTACCCGCTCTCGGCGGCTGTCCAGCCTGGATGACGTGCTCCACAAGCGGTACAAGCGCCTTGGCGAGCAGGCTGACCTGGACGGCTGCATCGAGGCCATGTCCGATGCGGTACGCATCCGCGGCGATGAGGCCCCGCCGTGGTATGTGACCGCGCTGGCCTCCCGCTACGTGAGCAAGTACGAGGCCACGCGCGATCCCCGCATGCTGGAGGAAGCGATTCAGCTCAGGGAGCGGGCCCTGGCGACCGCCGACTCCGACCGGCCAGATCACGCCAACCGTCTGGCGAACACTCTGATCGATCGGTTCTGGCTGGAGCATCGAGCAGACGACATCCGGCGCTGTATCGAGCTCTATCAGTTCGCTCTCGATCACAGCAGCGACACCGCAGACCAGGCGGTGTTCGCGGGCAACCTTGGACTGGCTCTGGAGAACCTGTTCGAGCAGTCGAAGGATGCCGCCGACCTTGACCTCGCCGTGCAGGCGCGTGCCCGAGCCGTGGTGCTGACGCCCGCCGACGCCCGCGAGCGCCCGGTGCGTCTCGCGGCCTGGGCCAACCGGCTACTGGCCCGATATAGAGCTACTCGCCAGGTCAGCGACGTGGATGCCGCGATCGGTGCGCTCGCCGAAGCCGTTGACCTGGCCGATCCCACCGATCCGGAGCTGGCAACCTGGCTGTCCAAACTGGGGGGAGCGTGGCGATCCCGGTTCTTCGCCACCGGTGAACGCTCTGCCATCGACGAAGCCGTCACCGCCTTCGAGCGGGGAGCGCAGGTCACACCTACGGGGCACCGTCATCAGGCGGCGGGACTGGCCCACGTCGGCGACGCGCTGGTTATCAGGTTCCATCGCTACGAGGACGTCGCAGACCTCGACCGTGCTTTCGACTTCGCCCGCGCCGCCATCCAGGCCGCTGAGCACAGCGGTCCCGCGGGACACTTCCACTGCGAACTCGCCGAACTGCACCGGCGTAGGTACCGGTTCACGGGCGATGCGGGGGAGCTCGACCGTGAGATCGAGGCCCGGCTTCTGGGTACCGCGCCGGGTGAGCGCAACCTCGGCATTCAACCTGACTGTCACCTGCAATTGAGCATCGCGTTCCGGCTCCGGCACGAGGTATCGGAGATCCAGCAGGACCTGCAGGCGTGGATTGCGCACAGCCAGATCGCCGTCGACGCGGCTGCTGTCGCGTCTGCGACGCTGACCAGCGGACTGAAGCATCTCGCCTGGGGGTTCGACACTGCATACCAGAAGAGCGGGATCATCGATGACCTGGAGCAGGAGATCGCCACGCGCCAGCGGGTGGTGGAAGTCCTGCCGGAGTCCGATGGTGATCGGGTGATCCAGCAGGGGCTGCTTGCCGATGCCTATTGGAGCCGTTACCGGGCGCTTCGCGAAGGCGGCGACCTCGACAAGTGCATCGCCATACTCGTGGACGTGGTTGGCTTGGCGCCAACCGATCATCCGGCGCGTGATACCTGGCTGTTCGACCTCGCCATCGGCCACAGGGAGCGCTATCGCCTCACCGGCGCCGCCGCAGATCTGAACCTGGCCATCGAGTTCAGGCGGCAGCGTCTGGATGCCGCGGGCCAGTCCGGCCGTCGTGCGTCCGACCTGGAAAGCCTCGCCCGCGATCTGTGGACACGGTACGAACCGCCCGAGGGCGTGGCCGATCTCGATGAGGTGATCGATCTTCGCCGCGAGGCGCTAGCACTGACCGCTGAGCCGGCAGCGCGACTGCCGCTCCTGCAAGGGCTCGGCTCGGCATTAGGCGCCCGTATCGATCTTGGGTTCAGCCTGCGGGCCGATCCGTCGGGGGCGGCGGCTGTCGCATACGTCTCGGACGGTGTCCTCATCACTGGTGAAGCCGTGGCGATCGCCGAGGCCGCTGGTATGTTGACCGCCGCGACACTTAGTGAACACGCATGGGCGCTGTGGCTCAGCTTCTTCGTGCGCGGCGTCGCCGCCGACTTCGACAACGCCGTCTCCGCGCTGGAGCGCGCCATCAGAATCGGTGCCGACGAGCCTGAACAGCAGGAGCGGCGTGCGACCCTGGCCTACCTCCGGCAGGCGCGCTATCTGCTCGCCGGGTCGTCGACGGACCTGGCAGGTGTGGATGACGCGCTCGATGGGTTGGTGAACGCCGATGAGCTCGAGCCAATGGCCCGGACTCTATTCCAGATGATCGGATGGATGCGGGACCCGGTTGCTGGCTCGGACGACAGCTATGCCGGGGCGGATACCTACGGCGCCCGCACCGATCTCGACGCCGATCAGTCAATGCAGGCCATGATCATATTAAACCGGGCCATGGCCGCGCTGAGCCGCTTGCAGACGCAGGAGGACATCGCCCCCCTGCACCGGACCATCGATGAGACACGTCAACTGGCAACCGTGATGGCCGACCAGTCGGCCAATTGGGCTGCCATCCAGGTGTTCCTCTGCGTAATGATCAATGAGCGCTTTGCTCGAACCCAGGACGAGCAGGATCTCGAAGAGATCATCATGCTCGGCGCTCAGGCGCTGGCCACGCTCTCACCCGGCCGGTTCGAACGGTCGATGCTGCTTGACCTGCTGGCCAACGCGTTGCTGATCCGCCACCTGCGCGATGGCGACAGCGGCGACGGATGGCGTGAGGCGGCACGGCTGTGGGAGGAGGCAGCGCGAGACGAGCTGTTGCCCGCCCTCAGCCGGCTAACTGCCGCTCGCAGATGGGGGCAGGTGGCGATGACAGCGGGCGAATGGCACGAAGCATGCCGGGCGTTCACCATCGCCATCGACGTGCTGCCCCTGCTGGCGTGGCGCGGGCTGGACCACGAGGACGCCCAGGAAGCACTCGCCCCGACCAGGGGACTGGCTGGCGAAGCGTGTGCCGCCGCGATCGCCGCAGGTCAGCCCGACCTCGCAGTCGAACTGCTGGAGCAGGCCCGCGGGGTGCTCTGGACCCAGCTTCTCGACGGCAACACCGATCTGACGGCGTTGCGCGAGGACCATCCCCAACTCGCCGACGAGATGGAGGCCGTACGAGGCGAGCTCGACAACCCCAACCTGACCGCCGGCTTCGATGACAGCGTGAGCCATACCCGAGCCCTCATGCGCAGGTGGAACGAACTCGTCGGCCGCGTACGTGAGCTGGAGGGCTGGCAGCACCTGCTGAAACCGCCTCGCATCGACGATCTGCGCAGTGGAATGGGCGACAGCGATATCGTGGTCCTGCTGAACGTGAGCAGTTGGCGATCCGACGCACTCATCGTGGACAAGACGAGCGTACGGGTCGTCGAGTTGCCCGATCTCGACCTCCCCACGGTGCTTCAGAACCACGGCCGATATCTGAACGCGCTGACGACGTTCGATCGCCACCGCAGCGTGGTCAATCGCCTCGCTATGGAGCGCACCATCACCGAAACCTTGATCTGGCTCTGGCATGCCGCCACCGCACCTGTCATGACGCTGCTCGGCCTTTCCCCCTCCACGGACCGGCGTACGATCTCTCACGTGTGGTGGTGCCCGACCGGCCCGCTGACGCTCTTTCCCGTTCACGCCGCTGGTGACCACACCGTTTCCGGCGCGACCGTGCTGGACCGGGTGATCTCCTCCTACACGCCCACCCTGCGCGCCCTCAGCGAGACACCGTCAACGCCCCGCACGTCAGACCCGGGCACCATGGTGCTGGTAGGAATGAACGAAACACCGGGTGCGGCGCCCCTGCCGCAGGTGCGCCAGGAGATATCGCATATCCAGTCGCTCCTGGACGGCTCCCTGGTGCTCGACGAGCATTCCGCAACAGTCCAAACCGTCAAGGACGCGCTTGGCCGATACTCCATCGCCCACCTGAGCTGCCACGGCACGCAGAACCTTGAACGCCCGTCACGTGGTGGAATCCTGCTGCGCGACGGCCTGCTCACCATGAACGAGCTCTCAACCGGGCCTGGCCGGCATCTGGCCGTACTCACCGCCTGCCAGACCGCCACCACGGGTACGTCCAATCCGGATGAGGCGATCAGCCTTGCCAGCGCGATGCAGTACCACGGCTGGGGTCAGGTCATTGCCACACTGTGGTCCGTAGCAGACGACACGAGCTTTCAGGTCGTGCAGCAGTTTTACACCTCGGTCGCCGAAGACGGCCAGCTGATGGCAGGTAGGGCTGCTGGAGCGCTGCACGACGCTGTCGTGGCACTGCGCGACCGCGAGCCGCTGCGCCCCAGCCGGTGGAGCGCGTTCATCCATGCCGGGCGGGCATAG
- a CDS encoding helix-turn-helix domain-containing protein — protein MVEAWSRDPGRELESWMQRRADCEDRIVGQPARTRRTSSSTASRRSTNEFGRALRAARVNAGMSLRVLARHLHYSSGYLSKVENGQSPSGDLARSAGVLFGDGGALMELWEKEHGR, from the coding sequence ATGGTCGAGGCATGGTCTCGGGACCCAGGGCGCGAACTGGAGTCCTGGATGCAACGAAGGGCCGACTGTGAAGATCGTATTGTCGGTCAGCCCGCTAGAACTCGACGTACCAGCAGTTCCACGGCATCCAGACGATCAACAAATGAGTTCGGGAGAGCACTCCGGGCAGCACGGGTGAACGCTGGCATGTCGCTGAGGGTTCTCGCAAGGCACCTCCATTACAGCAGCGGGTATCTCTCAAAGGTAGAAAATGGACAGTCACCATCGGGCGACTTGGCGAGAAGCGCTGGCGTCCTATTCGGTGATGGCGGCGCCCTGATGGAGTTATGGGAGAAGGAACACGGTCGGTGA
- a CDS encoding transposase: protein MGRPPQFPVEDKLRIVLSVLSGEMTIVEAARRNQTSEQSIGRWKQQFLEGGKAGLAEGGRVVDNPRERALQEQIDELTSALGEAHVELRVWKKSAEYRLAPSRTSR from the coding sequence ATGGGTCGTCCGCCCCAGTTCCCGGTCGAGGACAAGCTGCGCATCGTGCTCAGCGTCCTGTCCGGGGAGATGACGATCGTCGAGGCCGCGAGGCGCAACCAGACCAGTGAGCAGTCGATCGGCCGGTGGAAGCAGCAGTTCCTCGAAGGCGGGAAGGCGGGTCTGGCCGAGGGCGGCCGGGTCGTCGACAACCCGCGTGAACGGGCCCTCCAAGAGCAGATCGACGAGCTGACCAGCGCTCTCGGCGAGGCGCATGTCGAGTTGCGGGTGTGGAAGAAGTCCGCGGAGTACCGGCTGGCCCCTTCGAGGACCTCGAGGTGA
- a CDS encoding integrase core domain-containing protein, with protein MIRVAAAMPVSRFTALTGIPRRTYHRWQANARAGGRAKGPWPAPVVDLIEPLVAKYADDWPGWGHRKIFGLMRADGIAVSISSVERAMRRRGLLQPVDYQGLRRELAKARKAAFADPPTGPLQVWQLDFSEYETTTGGVWRLAGVCDYYSKYEYGWHIAPTCTGADAIASVRLAIAEAERLADGVPLAEQLTDPATGKITRIKLVTDNGGAFKGHAFAAFIASRPELLHIRTRRKSPGQNGVRERAFGSLKYEHLYRMEIETLPDLHREAEAYRQVFNHIRPHEALGFYRPIEVHHDPGLKPQPTPKIPKPNLQPTNLEPGS; from the coding sequence GTGATCCGCGTAGCTGCGGCGATGCCGGTCTCGAGGTTCACAGCGCTGACCGGCATCCCGCGTCGCACCTACCACCGGTGGCAGGCCAACGCCCGGGCCGGCGGTCGGGCGAAGGGGCCGTGGCCGGCACCGGTCGTCGACCTGATCGAGCCCCTCGTGGCGAAGTACGCCGACGACTGGCCGGGCTGGGGACACCGCAAGATCTTCGGCCTGATGCGCGCCGACGGCATCGCGGTGTCGATCTCCAGTGTGGAGCGGGCGATGCGCCGCCGCGGCCTGCTCCAACCCGTCGACTACCAGGGCCTGCGCCGGGAACTGGCGAAAGCGCGCAAGGCGGCGTTCGCCGACCCGCCGACCGGGCCGTTGCAGGTGTGGCAGCTGGACTTCTCCGAGTACGAGACCACCACCGGCGGGGTCTGGCGCCTGGCCGGGGTCTGCGACTACTACTCGAAATACGAGTACGGATGGCACATCGCACCCACCTGCACCGGCGCGGACGCCATCGCCTCGGTGCGCCTGGCGATCGCCGAGGCCGAACGCCTCGCCGACGGAGTGCCTCTCGCGGAGCAGCTCACCGACCCAGCCACGGGGAAGATCACCCGGATCAAGCTGGTCACCGACAACGGCGGCGCGTTCAAGGGCCACGCCTTCGCCGCGTTCATCGCCTCCCGCCCCGAGCTCCTCCACATCCGCACCCGCCGCAAGAGCCCAGGCCAGAACGGGGTCCGGGAACGCGCATTCGGCAGCCTCAAATACGAGCACCTCTACCGGATGGAGATCGAGACCCTGCCCGACCTGCACCGCGAGGCCGAAGCGTACCGGCAGGTCTTCAACCACATCCGCCCGCACGAAGCCCTCGGGTTCTACCGGCCGATCGAGGTCCACCACGATCCAGGACTGAAACCCCAGCCCACACCCAAGATCCCGAAACCCAACCTTCAACCGACGAATCTTGAGCCAGGTTCTTGA
- a CDS encoding prolyl oligopeptidase family serine peptidase: MTAYPDAPRLDIVDMIHGQPVADPYRWLEDAASPQAKEWSAAQDELLTAHRRSWSSRTPFRDSVARLLTAGTVSSPTRVAGQLFYSRRDAGQEHASFWVIRADSTRRLLIDPMAIDPTGHTVLDFATPSPDGRYVAYGISANGSEESVIHVLDVESGALVEAPIDRAWFTNLAWVPGEEAFYYVRHLPRDSMPDGTGYLYRRVYLHRLGDHPDTDRLVAGEDAGPGRYFTVGISTDRRWLTVTDKQGTDPRNNIHVADLDAVDPELELVQKEADDAFTHVEIHDGRAYVLTNRSAPRWRLCVTTPDRLGYADWRDLIAEDPDAVLADYAILDAPELPRKLLLVARTRHAVSELTVHDLGTGELLETIALPGVGTVGQLRTGPGQHSEAWFTYTDFATRPTVYRFDGRDRSVDVWARPPGAPVPDGITAKQVTYTSGDGTPVRMFLITNRDTPPGPHPTVLYGYGGFNVGWSPHFSSEIAAWVAAGGVWAVANLRGGGEEGEQWHRAGMLANKQNVFDDFRAAAQWLADQGITTPDRLCVAGGSNGGLLVGAAVTQFPELFNAAICGAPLLDMIRYEKFGLGMTWSGEYGTVSDAEQFGWLLAYSPYHRVVEETEYPHVLFTVFDGDSRVDPLHARKMAAALQHATSSRRPVLIRREADVGHAERAVTNSIELVADELGFAANATGLDLDEED; the protein is encoded by the coding sequence ATGACGGCCTACCCCGACGCGCCACGGCTAGACATCGTCGACATGATTCACGGCCAGCCGGTAGCGGACCCCTACCGCTGGCTGGAGGACGCGGCCTCGCCGCAGGCCAAGGAGTGGTCCGCGGCCCAGGACGAACTGCTCACCGCACACCGGCGGAGCTGGTCGAGTCGCACGCCGTTCCGCGACAGCGTCGCCCGGCTCCTGACCGCGGGCACCGTGTCGTCGCCGACCCGGGTCGCCGGCCAGCTCTTCTACTCCCGCCGGGACGCCGGCCAGGAGCACGCGTCGTTCTGGGTCATCCGGGCCGACAGCACCCGCAGGCTGCTCATCGACCCGATGGCGATCGACCCGACCGGCCATACGGTCCTCGACTTCGCCACCCCCTCGCCCGACGGCCGGTACGTCGCCTACGGCATCTCCGCCAACGGCTCCGAGGAGTCGGTCATCCACGTGCTCGACGTCGAGTCCGGCGCACTCGTCGAGGCCCCGATCGACCGGGCCTGGTTCACCAACCTCGCCTGGGTGCCCGGCGAGGAGGCCTTCTACTACGTGCGGCACCTGCCCCGCGACTCGATGCCCGACGGCACCGGCTACCTCTACCGCCGCGTCTACCTGCACCGCCTCGGCGACCACCCCGACACCGACCGGCTCGTCGCGGGGGAGGACGCCGGTCCTGGTCGCTACTTCACCGTGGGGATCTCCACCGACCGCCGCTGGCTCACCGTCACCGACAAGCAGGGCACCGACCCGCGCAACAACATCCACGTCGCCGACCTCGACGCCGTCGACCCGGAACTGGAGCTCGTCCAGAAGGAGGCCGACGACGCCTTCACCCACGTGGAGATCCACGACGGGCGCGCCTACGTCCTCACCAACCGGTCCGCGCCGCGCTGGCGGCTCTGCGTCACCACGCCAGACCGGCTGGGGTACGCCGACTGGCGCGACCTGATCGCCGAGGACCCCGACGCGGTGCTCGCCGACTACGCCATCCTCGACGCACCCGAGCTGCCCCGCAAGCTGCTGCTCGTCGCACGTACCCGGCACGCCGTCAGCGAGCTCACCGTCCACGACCTCGGTACCGGTGAGCTCCTCGAGACGATCGCCCTGCCCGGCGTCGGCACCGTCGGCCAGCTCCGCACCGGCCCCGGCCAGCACAGCGAGGCCTGGTTCACCTATACCGACTTCGCCACCCGGCCCACCGTCTACCGCTTCGACGGCCGCGACCGCAGCGTCGACGTCTGGGCCCGCCCGCCCGGTGCCCCGGTACCCGACGGCATCACCGCCAAGCAGGTCACCTACACCTCCGGCGACGGCACCCCGGTCCGGATGTTCCTCATCACTAACCGCGACACCCCGCCCGGCCCCCACCCCACGGTCCTCTACGGGTACGGCGGCTTCAACGTCGGCTGGAGCCCGCACTTCTCCTCCGAGATCGCCGCCTGGGTCGCCGCAGGCGGCGTCTGGGCCGTCGCCAACCTGCGCGGCGGCGGCGAGGAGGGCGAGCAGTGGCATCGCGCCGGGATGCTCGCCAACAAGCAGAACGTCTTCGACGACTTCCGCGCCGCCGCCCAGTGGCTCGCCGACCAGGGCATCACCACCCCCGACCGGCTCTGCGTCGCGGGCGGCTCCAACGGCGGCCTGCTCGTCGGCGCCGCGGTGACCCAGTTCCCGGAGCTGTTCAACGCCGCGATCTGCGGCGCGCCGCTGCTCGACATGATCCGTTACGAGAAGTTCGGACTCGGCATGACCTGGAGCGGCGAGTACGGCACCGTCTCCGACGCCGAGCAGTTCGGCTGGCTGCTGGCGTACTCGCCGTATCACCGGGTGGTGGAGGAGACCGAGTATCCGCACGTGCTGTTCACGGTGTTCGACGGGGACAGCCGGGTGGACCCGCTGCACGCCCGGAAGATGGCCGCCGCGCTGCAGCACGCGACCAGCTCGCGGCGGCCGGTGCTGATCCGGCGGGAGGCCGATGTGGGGCACGCGGAGCGAGCGGTGACCAACAGCATCGAGCTGGTCGCCGACGAGCTGGGGTTCGCGGCGAACGCGACGGGGCTGGACCTGGACGAGGAGGACTGA
- a CDS encoding VOC family protein, whose protein sequence is MLEIAIDALDIASIRPFWKAILGYADEPGSPGPEDPIVDPLGQNPAIWFQQMDAPRPQRNRIHFDVSVPHDEAPQRIAAALAAGGVLLSDAAAPRFWVLADAEGNEACITTWQGRD, encoded by the coding sequence GTGCTGGAGATCGCGATCGACGCGCTCGACATCGCGTCGATCCGTCCCTTCTGGAAGGCGATCCTCGGCTATGCCGACGAGCCCGGCTCGCCCGGCCCGGAGGACCCGATCGTCGACCCGCTGGGGCAGAACCCGGCGATCTGGTTCCAGCAGATGGATGCCCCGAGGCCGCAGCGCAACCGCATCCACTTCGACGTCTCGGTGCCGCACGACGAGGCACCGCAGCGCATCGCGGCGGCACTGGCCGCCGGCGGAGTCCTGCTCTCCGACGCCGCGGCCCCGCGATTCTGGGTATTGGCGGACGCCGAGGGCAACGAGGCCTGCATCACCACCTGGCAGGGCCGCGACTGA
- a CDS encoding GNAT family N-acetyltransferase — MPLSLRVAEAADGEAIASIQLVSWEATYGHLNRAMVDGLDLVRTAANWARVAEDPAFRIGLVESGGVPIGCCLSGPAETGPEGELHAVYVLPAAQRLGAGRLLVTDGLAFLAAAGYAECVLWVVDANTNAQGFYRHLGFLAESARDTWRGLPVTRYRRALSPVS, encoded by the coding sequence GTGCCCCTCAGCCTGCGTGTCGCCGAGGCCGCCGACGGTGAGGCGATCGCCTCGATCCAGCTCGTCTCGTGGGAAGCGACCTACGGCCACCTGAACCGCGCCATGGTCGACGGCCTCGACCTGGTCCGCACCGCCGCCAACTGGGCACGGGTCGCCGAGGACCCCGCGTTCCGGATCGGGCTCGTCGAGTCCGGCGGGGTGCCGATCGGGTGCTGCCTCAGCGGACCCGCCGAGACCGGTCCCGAGGGTGAGCTGCACGCCGTCTACGTCCTGCCCGCGGCTCAGCGTCTGGGCGCCGGGCGGCTGCTCGTCACGGACGGGCTGGCCTTCCTGGCCGCGGCGGGGTACGCGGAGTGCGTCCTGTGGGTCGTCGACGCCAACACCAACGCGCAGGGCTTCTACCGCCACCTGGGCTTCCTCGCCGAGTCGGCCCGCGACACCTGGCGCGGCCTGCCCGTCACCCGATACCGGCGCGCGCTCTCACCCGTGTCGTGA
- a CDS encoding L-threonylcarbamoyladenylate synthase — protein MARYFDVHPDNPQARSIKQVVEVVREGGLIAYPTDSCFAFGAQMGNKAGLDRIREIRHLDDRHHFTLVCRDFAQLGQFVKISNAVFRLVKAVTPGSYTFILPATSEVPRRLLHPKKQTVGVRIPAHTVAQALLAELGEPLLSSTLILPGQTEPLTSGWEIKERLDHVLDAVIDSGDCGTEPTTVIDLSQDEPEIIRVGAGDPSRFE, from the coding sequence GTGGCCAGGTATTTCGACGTGCACCCCGACAATCCGCAGGCTCGCTCGATCAAGCAGGTCGTCGAGGTGGTGCGCGAGGGGGGACTCATCGCGTACCCGACGGATTCTTGTTTTGCTTTCGGGGCCCAGATGGGCAACAAGGCGGGACTGGACCGCATCCGCGAGATCCGCCACCTCGACGACCGGCACCACTTCACGCTCGTCTGCCGCGACTTCGCGCAGCTCGGGCAGTTCGTGAAGATCAGCAACGCGGTGTTCCGGCTGGTCAAGGCCGTCACTCCGGGGAGTTACACGTTCATCCTGCCCGCGACGTCCGAGGTTCCGCGCCGGCTGCTGCACCCCAAGAAGCAGACCGTGGGGGTACGCATCCCCGCGCACACCGTCGCCCAGGCCCTCCTGGCCGAGCTCGGTGAACCGCTGCTGTCGAGCACGCTGATCCTGCCCGGGCAGACCGAGCCGTTGACGAGCGGCTGGGAGATCAAGGAGCGCCTCGACCACGTGCTCGACGCCGTGATCGACTCCGGTGACTGCGGGACGGAGCCGACCACCGTCATCGACCTGTCCCAGGACGAGCCCGAGATCATCCGCGTCGGCGCCGGGGATCCGTCCCGCTTCGAGTAG